The following coding sequences are from one Achromobacter sp. B7 window:
- a CDS encoding thiamine pyrophosphate-binding protein produces the protein MTSSALPERNGGQILMQQLRIHGARRVFMIPGESYLPCIDALNEHTDAIEPVVCRQESGAAYMAEAYGKLTGEPGICFVTRGPGATNASIGVHTAYQDSTPMILFVGQVGNDFMEREAFQEIDYRRMFGQMAKWVAQIDRTDRIPEFISRAFAVATSGRPGPVVLALPEDTLWGTARVADLPRYPRVHSHPGAADLTRMTELLNAAERPFLLLGGNGWHQTAIDQVAGFAERFELPVGTAWRRLECFDQRHPNAAGHVGWAMTPELRQRVKDADLVLAVGTRLGEATTEGYTVIESPLPRQKLIQVYPDAAELGRVFSPTQAIVADVASFAASVADLAPGHAKPRGEAVRIAHQQLVDSLTPLPAPGPMSLDAAAAYVDAHVPPNACITVGAGNYALYPHRYRRYTGPGTSLTPTVGSMGYGLPAAISAKLQDRARTVVCYAGDGCFQMNMQELGVALQYKLGVVVLVFNNSIWGTIRAHQEREFPARTIALGFENPDFTQIIRGYGGYGEAVETTEDFGPAFERALAFADKESLPALLEIRYDANGIAPGETLMGIRQAAQARIARGNGNPNSANNGH, from the coding sequence ATGACGTCATCCGCACTTCCCGAACGCAACGGCGGCCAAATCCTGATGCAGCAGTTGCGCATCCATGGCGCGCGCCGCGTGTTCATGATTCCCGGCGAAAGCTACCTGCCGTGCATCGACGCGCTGAACGAACACACCGACGCCATCGAACCCGTGGTCTGCCGCCAGGAAAGCGGCGCGGCCTACATGGCCGAGGCCTATGGCAAGCTGACGGGCGAACCCGGCATCTGCTTCGTCACGCGCGGCCCGGGCGCCACCAACGCCAGCATCGGCGTGCACACCGCCTACCAGGACTCCACGCCGATGATCCTGTTCGTGGGCCAGGTCGGCAACGACTTCATGGAACGCGAAGCCTTCCAGGAGATCGATTACCGCCGCATGTTCGGGCAAATGGCCAAGTGGGTGGCGCAGATCGATCGCACCGACCGCATCCCCGAATTCATTTCGCGCGCCTTCGCCGTCGCCACCAGCGGCCGGCCCGGCCCCGTGGTGCTGGCGCTGCCAGAAGACACGTTGTGGGGCACGGCCCGCGTGGCGGACCTGCCGCGCTACCCGCGCGTGCACAGCCACCCGGGCGCCGCCGATCTGACGCGCATGACCGAATTGCTGAACGCCGCCGAACGCCCCTTCCTGCTGCTGGGCGGCAATGGCTGGCACCAGACCGCCATCGACCAGGTTGCCGGTTTTGCCGAACGCTTCGAGCTGCCCGTGGGCACCGCGTGGCGCCGCCTGGAGTGTTTTGACCAGCGCCATCCCAACGCCGCCGGCCACGTCGGCTGGGCGATGACGCCGGAACTGCGCCAGCGCGTCAAGGACGCCGACCTGGTGCTGGCCGTGGGCACGCGCCTGGGCGAAGCCACGACCGAAGGCTATACCGTCATCGAAAGCCCGCTGCCGCGCCAGAAGTTGATCCAAGTCTACCCGGACGCCGCCGAGCTGGGTCGCGTGTTTTCGCCCACGCAGGCCATCGTGGCCGACGTGGCCAGCTTTGCCGCCAGCGTGGCGGACCTGGCGCCCGGTCATGCCAAGCCGCGCGGCGAGGCCGTGCGCATCGCGCATCAGCAACTGGTGGACAGCCTGACCCCGCTGCCCGCGCCCGGCCCGATGAGCCTGGACGCGGCGGCCGCCTACGTGGACGCGCACGTGCCGCCCAACGCCTGCATCACCGTGGGCGCGGGCAACTACGCGCTGTATCCGCACCGCTATCGCCGCTACACCGGCCCGGGCACCAGCCTGACGCCCACCGTCGGGTCGATGGGCTACGGCCTGCCCGCCGCCATTTCGGCCAAGCTGCAAGACCGTGCCCGCACCGTGGTGTGCTACGCGGGTGACGGCTGCTTTCAGATGAACATGCAGGAACTGGGCGTGGCCTTGCAGTACAAGCTGGGCGTGGTCGTGCTGGTGTTCAACAACAGTATCTGGGGCACCATCCGCGCCCACCAGGAACGCGAGTTCCCCGCCCGCACGATTGCGCTGGGCTTTGAAAACCCCGACTTTACACAGATCATCCGGGGCTACGGCGGTTATGGTGAAGCCGTGGAAACCACGGAAGATTTCGGACCCGCTTTTGAACGCGCGCTGGCCTTTGCCGATAAGGAAAGCCTGCCCGCGCTGCTGGAAATCCGCTACGACGCCAACGGCATCGCCCCGGGCGAAACGCTGATGGGCATCCGCCAAGCCGCGCAAGCCCGCATCGCGCGCGGCAACGGCAACCCGAACTCCGCCAACAATGGCCATTGA
- a CDS encoding Zn-dependent hydrolase, which produces MTSTISINGQRLWQSLMDLARIGATPKGGNCRLALTALDGQGRDLVTGWMREAGMTLRVDQVGNIFARRAGRNNDLPPVMTGSHIDTQPTGGKFDGCYGVLAGLEVMRSLNDHGVVTEAPLEVAIWTNEEGSRFLPVMMGSGVFAGKFPLEVALNARDHDGKSVADELAAIGYAGADPVGGRPVGAYFEAHIEQGPILEHEDKVVGVVTGSLGVRWYDVVITGMEMHAGPTPMPIRRDALYAATFLLQAVIGIANDNQPHGRGTVGEIHAHPGSRNVIPGQVRFTVDLRHEDEATLTQMDARWLAACTDVAERHGVTVDVKQVQYFPPTPFDPDLVAKVRDGATRRGLAAMDIVTGAGHDAVYMASVTPTAMIFVPCKDGVSHNEIEDAKPADLEAGCNVLLDAMVARANAHSDTPAASAPPSRLHSGEPA; this is translated from the coding sequence ATGACAAGCACGATTTCGATCAACGGACAGCGGCTGTGGCAGTCGCTGATGGACCTGGCGCGGATCGGCGCCACCCCCAAGGGCGGCAACTGCCGGCTGGCGCTGACCGCGCTGGACGGCCAGGGCCGCGACCTGGTCACCGGCTGGATGCGCGAGGCCGGCATGACGCTGCGCGTGGACCAGGTGGGCAACATCTTTGCCCGCCGCGCCGGCCGCAACAACGACCTGCCGCCCGTCATGACCGGCAGCCACATCGACACGCAGCCCACCGGTGGCAAGTTCGACGGCTGCTACGGCGTGCTGGCCGGGCTGGAAGTCATGCGCAGCCTGAACGACCACGGCGTCGTCACCGAGGCGCCGCTGGAAGTGGCCATCTGGACCAACGAAGAAGGCTCGCGCTTTTTGCCCGTGATGATGGGCTCCGGCGTATTCGCCGGTAAATTCCCGCTGGAAGTGGCGCTGAACGCGCGCGACCACGACGGCAAGTCGGTGGCCGACGAACTGGCCGCCATCGGCTACGCGGGCGCGGACCCCGTGGGCGGGCGGCCGGTGGGCGCGTACTTCGAGGCGCACATCGAACAAGGCCCCATCCTGGAACATGAAGACAAAGTGGTCGGCGTGGTGACCGGGTCGCTGGGCGTGCGCTGGTACGACGTGGTGATCACCGGCATGGAAATGCATGCCGGCCCGACCCCCATGCCCATCCGCCGCGACGCGCTGTACGCCGCCACGTTCCTGTTGCAGGCGGTGATCGGCATCGCCAACGACAACCAACCGCATGGGCGCGGCACGGTGGGCGAAATCCACGCGCATCCGGGCTCGCGCAATGTCATCCCCGGTCAGGTCCGCTTCACCGTGGACCTGCGCCATGAAGACGAAGCCACGCTGACGCAGATGGACGCGCGCTGGCTGGCCGCGTGCACCGACGTAGCCGAACGCCACGGCGTCACCGTTGACGTCAAGCAGGTGCAGTACTTCCCGCCCACCCCGTTCGACCCGGACCTGGTGGCAAAGGTGCGCGACGGCGCCACGCGCCGTGGCCTGGCCGCCATGGACATCGTGACGGGCGCCGGCCACGACGCCGTCTACATGGCCAGCGTCACGCCCACCGCCATGATCTTCGTGCCCTGCAAGGATGGCGTGAGCCACAACGAGATCGAAGACGCCAAGCCCGCCGACCTGGAAGCGGGCTGCAACGTGCTGCTGGACGCGATGGTTGCGCGCGCCAACGCGCACAGCGATACGCCCGCCGCCTCCGCCCCCCCATCCCGCCTTCATTCCGGAGAACCCGCATGA
- a CDS encoding aldehyde dehydrogenase: MSQHDRAYWHDRAATLRIDGRAYIDGAYCDAADGATFAASSPIDGRRLADVAACGQADVDRAVAAARRAFEAGVWSQLAPRQRKERLLRLARLIDEHTEELALLETLDMGKPIRDALAFDVPETARCYAWYAEAIDKIYDEIAPTGPDALATITREALGVVAAVVPWNYPLMMAAWKVAPALAAGNSVILKPAEQASLSAIRLAALAEQAGIPAGVFNVVPGLGAVAGQALGRHPDVDCVAFTGSTATGKRFMSYAGESNLKRVWLECGGKSPHIVFDDCPDLDRAAQAAALAIFSNQGEVCIAGSRLYVQDGIYDAFMEKVAAVAATLQPGDPLDPATAMGAMVDERQMQGVLDRIAAGQSEGATLRIGGKQARSDTGGYYIEPTIFDCAHQDSALVREEIFGPVLAAQRFGSEDEAIALANDSVYGLGAGLWTANLSRAHRLSRRLRAGLVWVNCYADGDITVPFGGVKQSGSGRDKSLHALDKYSDLKTTWISLTV, from the coding sequence ATGAGCCAACACGACCGCGCCTATTGGCATGACCGCGCCGCCACGCTGCGCATCGACGGCCGCGCCTACATCGACGGCGCCTACTGCGACGCCGCCGACGGCGCTACGTTCGCCGCCTCCAGCCCCATCGACGGCCGCCGGCTGGCCGACGTGGCCGCTTGCGGCCAGGCGGATGTAGACCGCGCCGTGGCCGCCGCGCGCCGCGCGTTCGAAGCCGGCGTCTGGAGCCAGCTGGCCCCGCGCCAACGCAAGGAACGCCTGCTGCGCCTGGCCCGCCTGATCGACGAACACACCGAAGAACTGGCGCTGCTGGAAACGCTGGACATGGGCAAGCCCATCCGCGACGCGCTGGCTTTCGATGTGCCGGAGACCGCGCGCTGCTACGCCTGGTACGCCGAAGCCATCGACAAGATCTACGACGAAATCGCCCCGACCGGCCCGGACGCGCTGGCCACCATCACGCGCGAAGCGCTGGGCGTGGTCGCCGCCGTGGTGCCGTGGAACTACCCGCTGATGATGGCCGCCTGGAAAGTGGCGCCCGCGCTGGCGGCGGGCAACAGCGTCATCCTGAAACCGGCCGAACAGGCCTCGCTATCGGCCATCCGGTTGGCGGCGCTGGCGGAACAAGCCGGCATTCCGGCCGGCGTCTTCAACGTGGTGCCGGGCCTGGGCGCCGTGGCCGGGCAGGCGCTGGGCCGCCACCCCGACGTGGACTGCGTGGCGTTCACCGGGTCCACCGCCACGGGCAAGCGCTTCATGAGCTATGCGGGCGAATCGAACTTGAAGCGGGTGTGGCTCGAATGTGGCGGCAAGTCGCCGCACATCGTGTTTGACGACTGCCCAGACCTGGACCGCGCCGCGCAAGCCGCCGCGCTGGCCATCTTCTCGAACCAGGGCGAAGTGTGCATCGCCGGGTCGCGCCTGTACGTGCAGGACGGCATTTACGACGCCTTCATGGAAAAAGTCGCGGCGGTGGCGGCCACGTTGCAGCCGGGCGACCCGCTGGACCCGGCCACCGCCATGGGCGCGATGGTGGACGAACGCCAGATGCAGGGCGTGCTGGACCGCATTGCCGCCGGCCAGTCCGAAGGCGCAACGTTGCGCATCGGCGGCAAGCAGGCGCGCAGCGACACGGGCGGCTACTACATCGAACCCACCATTTTCGATTGCGCGCACCAGGATTCCGCCTTGGTCCGCGAAGAAATTTTCGGCCCGGTGCTGGCCGCGCAACGTTTCGGCTCCGAAGACGAAGCCATTGCGCTGGCCAACGACTCGGTCTACGGACTGGGCGCGGGCCTGTGGACGGCCAACCTGTCGCGCGCGCATCGCCTGTCGCGCCGCCTGCGCGCGGGTCTGGTCTGGGTCAACTGCTACGCCGATGGCGACATCACGGTGCCGTTCGGCGGCGTCAAGCAATCGGGGTCGGGCCGGGATAAGTCCCTGCACGCGCTCGACAAATATTCGGACTTGAAGACGACCTGGATCAGCCTGACGGTGTGA
- a CDS encoding 4'-phosphopantetheinyl transferase, whose translation MHERLPVWPAGWLGSISHSGAWAVAAVASEARCQALGLDLQDLIAPQTVADVQPLVATERELARMAPAWDRRHALTLLFSAKEALYKALYPRLRRFQDFDAAELTAISASRAEVTLTLTRDWDDVAWRAGQALSVRYAWAAEGVLTACCVAAGGTAAGGAGGGV comes from the coding sequence GTGCACGAGCGGTTGCCGGTGTGGCCGGCGGGGTGGTTGGGCAGCATCAGCCATAGCGGGGCGTGGGCGGTTGCGGCGGTGGCTTCGGAAGCGCGGTGCCAGGCGCTGGGGCTGGACTTGCAGGATCTGATCGCCCCGCAAACCGTGGCCGACGTGCAGCCGCTGGTGGCGACCGAGCGCGAGCTTGCCCGCATGGCGCCGGCGTGGGATCGCCGCCATGCGCTGACCTTATTGTTTTCCGCCAAGGAAGCGCTGTACAAGGCGCTGTATCCGCGCCTGCGCAGATTCCAGGATTTCGATGCCGCCGAATTGACGGCAATAAGCGCAAGCAGGGCCGAAGTGACGCTGACCCTGACCCGCGATTGGGATGACGTCGCTTGGCGGGCCGGGCAGGCGTTAAGCGTGCGCTACGCGTGGGCGGCCGAAGGGGTGCTGACGGCCTGCTGCGTGGCGGCGGGTGGGACGGCGGCGGGTGGGGCCGGCGGGGGCGTCTGA
- a CDS encoding putative zinc-binding metallopeptidase — protein sequence MSYFFDAINRQLRAPKRQRVRHARAKAFQCVCGQPVFFSNTECLNCHRQLGFDPKRGHVIALDDAPGGILRESGKVRGKTYKRCGNFSLPALCNWLVPAQSPDTLCLACNLNRTIPDLSVPENGPLWFKVEAAKRQMIAQVMTLGLPIRRSVAPDDGGLAFDLLAPVDDGTPLLTGHAQGLITINIREADDAYRVKVREDMHEPYRTLLGHFRHEIGHYYWDQLIAPGPWLEPFRQVFGDERADYGEALQRNYEQGPPADWELHYISTYASCHPWEDWAETWAHYLHMMDTLDTAISFGVTRTAVEQSYEPFTKEALYDPEDPDGQAFLDLVNAWVALTGVLNELARSMGQRDFYPFVLPADVIGKLQFVHRVVKGASAG from the coding sequence ATGAGCTATTTCTTCGACGCGATCAACCGCCAACTGCGCGCCCCGAAACGCCAGCGCGTGCGGCATGCGCGCGCGAAGGCTTTTCAGTGCGTGTGCGGACAGCCCGTTTTCTTCAGCAATACCGAATGCCTGAACTGCCACCGGCAATTGGGTTTTGACCCGAAGCGCGGCCACGTGATCGCGCTGGACGATGCCCCCGGCGGCATCCTGCGCGAATCGGGCAAGGTGCGCGGCAAGACGTACAAGCGCTGCGGCAATTTCAGCCTGCCGGCGCTGTGCAACTGGCTGGTGCCCGCGCAGTCGCCCGACACGCTGTGCCTGGCCTGTAACCTGAACCGCACCATCCCCGATCTTTCCGTACCGGAGAACGGCCCGCTGTGGTTCAAGGTGGAAGCCGCCAAGCGCCAGATGATCGCCCAGGTGATGACGCTGGGTTTGCCCATCCGGCGCTCGGTGGCGCCTGACGACGGCGGCCTGGCGTTCGACCTGCTGGCGCCCGTCGATGACGGCACCCCCTTGCTGACCGGCCACGCGCAGGGGCTCATCACCATCAACATCCGCGAGGCCGACGACGCCTACCGGGTGAAGGTGCGTGAAGACATGCACGAGCCGTACCGCACGCTGCTGGGCCATTTTCGCCACGAGATCGGCCATTACTACTGGGACCAGCTGATTGCACCCGGCCCCTGGCTGGAACCGTTTCGACAAGTTTTCGGCGACGAACGCGCCGACTACGGCGAGGCCCTGCAACGCAACTACGAACAAGGCCCGCCCGCCGATTGGGAACTGCACTACATCAGCACCTACGCGTCGTGCCACCCATGGGAAGACTGGGCCGAAACCTGGGCGCATTACCTGCACATGATGGACACGCTGGATACCGCCATCAGCTTCGGCGTTACGCGCACCGCCGTCGAACAATCCTACGAGCCCTTCACCAAAGAAGCGCTGTACGACCCGGAAGACCCCGACGGCCAAGCGTTCCTGGATCTGGTCAACGCCTGGGTCGCCCTGACCGGCGTCCTGAACGAGCTGGCCCGCAGCATGGGCCAACGCGACTTCTACCCCTTCGTCCTGCCCGCAGACGTGATCGGCAAGCTTCAGTTCGTGCACCGGGTAGTGAAGGGCGCTTCGGCGGGGTGA
- a CDS encoding transglutaminase family protein yields the protein MNGVTLIVDHETAYRYDSPVELAHHLGYLRPLHDAWQVLEAYALEVTPVPPGITEAVDGFGNTRCTFALYAPHEALTVRATSRVTVHPRFDALDETQGLPWEAAAQRLRYDPASPYAPEVEFTFASPYVPLHAELRAYGLLSFTPGRPVAEAAMELMHRIHADFTYRPAHTQVSTPVLDAFQERIGVCQDFAHVMIGCLRALGLPARYVSGYLMSQPPPGKPRLIGADASHAWVSVHCAGVDINGGWIDLDPTNDVVPGTAHVALAYGRDYGDVTPLRGVIRGGGHELNVRVTVAPIDEFPTGTDA from the coding sequence ATGAATGGGGTGACGCTGATCGTCGATCACGAAACCGCGTATCGCTACGATTCGCCGGTGGAACTGGCCCACCATCTGGGTTATCTGCGCCCGTTACACGACGCGTGGCAGGTGCTTGAGGCCTACGCGCTGGAGGTGACTCCCGTGCCGCCCGGCATCACCGAGGCCGTGGACGGCTTTGGCAACACGCGCTGCACCTTTGCGCTGTACGCGCCGCACGAGGCACTGACGGTGCGCGCCACCAGCCGCGTCACCGTCCATCCGCGCTTTGATGCGCTGGACGAAACACAGGGTTTGCCGTGGGAAGCCGCGGCGCAGCGCCTGCGCTACGACCCGGCCTCGCCCTACGCGCCCGAAGTCGAATTCACCTTCGCTTCTCCCTATGTTCCGCTGCATGCCGAGCTTCGGGCATACGGCTTGCTGTCGTTCACCCCGGGTCGCCCCGTGGCCGAGGCGGCGATGGAGCTAATGCACCGTATCCACGCGGATTTCACCTACCGGCCCGCGCACACCCAGGTGTCCACGCCGGTACTTGACGCGTTCCAGGAACGTATCGGCGTCTGCCAGGATTTTGCGCACGTGATGATCGGCTGCCTGCGCGCCCTGGGCTTGCCGGCGCGCTACGTCAGTGGCTACCTGATGTCGCAACCGCCGCCAGGCAAACCGCGCCTGATCGGCGCCGACGCCTCGCACGCCTGGGTGTCGGTGCACTGCGCGGGGGTGGACATCAATGGGGGTTGGATCGATCTGGATCCCACCAACGACGTGGTGCCGGGCACGGCGCATGTGGCGCTGGCGTATGGCCGCGACTATGGCGACGTTACGCCGTTGCGCGGCGTGATCCGGGGCGGCGGCCATGAATTGAATGTGCGCGTAACCGTCGCGCCCATAGACGAGTTTCCGACAGGGACTGATGCATGA
- a CDS encoding circularly permuted type 2 ATP-grasp protein, giving the protein MPQFLFQTDPSQDVASLAVHAALPARPGHYDELRAAPDASGATQLRDPWPQFFELLGTSGFADLDRRVDGVARQIRENGITYNIYAEANGSARPWSLDLLPFVINDTDWAAIEQGVCQRASLLNRVLADVYGPQTLLADKLIPPALVFGHPGYLRPLRGYQPPGGTYLHIAAFDLARASDGGWWVVSQRTQAPSGLGYLLENRLTISGMFPEAFKQLRVQHLATSYRRLMDMLYKLSPGGLPAHTPPRIVLLTPGPYNETYFEQTYLARYLGVTLVEGGDLVVRDKMLYLKTLHGLERVHAVLRRLDDDFCDPLELRSDSTLGVPGLLQVMRAGNVLVANSLGASFLESPAINGFLPAISRRLFDADLLLPSLPSWWCGEAAAREQALANLPGMVIKSTYPSNMRGGFEPVIGRAVPPSDTAALHARIADNPDAYTVQEYLPLSQAPSWSSGHIVPRAAMLRVFVIADGEGGWNVLPGGLTRIASREQQIVSMQRGGSSMDTWVTTRGAVDTFSMLPVQLRLEDIAPAHRPVSSRAAENLFWMGRYTERAENDVRLATVALTWLNSDEDNAGELFAAVDTLCRRSGLVPAAPTLSARMFESTLVAQLVSDEAQGGVARNLGALAFAAGQIRDRLSPEHWRLVVTAHEWFMRMASAGRGRDTAAPLSAAVSAPVSASVSAPVSPSISASISATISAPDVLRGLRSLGMQLSAITGSQTDRMTRDDGWRLLTIGRQIERLAAMAGLLGELFRRNAVLGDSGFNMLLDLFDSKITYRAYYPGRQEVPALLNLLVQEPANPRSLACVLSVLRKELARLPDTVAGPGKDLVNLLPSEGVGVSLADLCLQTQGLYAGVLTLCTQLELAASSLSNEISLRYFSHAAGHDQTLTA; this is encoded by the coding sequence ATGCCGCAATTTCTTTTTCAGACCGATCCGTCGCAGGATGTCGCATCCCTGGCGGTTCATGCGGCGCTGCCCGCGCGGCCTGGGCACTATGACGAACTGCGCGCGGCGCCCGATGCGTCGGGCGCGACGCAGCTGCGCGACCCGTGGCCCCAATTCTTCGAGCTCCTGGGCACCAGCGGCTTTGCCGACCTGGACCGGCGCGTGGACGGGGTGGCGCGGCAAATCCGCGAAAACGGCATCACCTACAACATCTACGCCGAAGCCAACGGGTCGGCTCGGCCATGGTCGCTGGACCTGCTGCCCTTTGTCATCAACGACACCGACTGGGCGGCCATCGAACAGGGGGTGTGCCAGCGCGCCAGCCTGTTGAACCGCGTGCTGGCCGATGTCTACGGCCCGCAAACCCTGCTGGCCGACAAGCTGATTCCGCCCGCGCTGGTGTTCGGCCATCCCGGTTATCTGCGGCCCTTGCGCGGCTACCAGCCGCCGGGCGGCACGTATCTGCACATTGCCGCGTTCGACCTGGCGCGCGCCAGCGATGGCGGCTGGTGGGTGGTGTCGCAACGTACACAAGCGCCATCCGGGCTGGGCTATCTGCTGGAAAACCGGCTGACCATTTCGGGCATGTTCCCCGAGGCGTTCAAGCAGTTGCGCGTGCAGCATCTGGCCACCAGCTACCGGCGGCTGATGGACATGCTGTACAAACTGAGCCCGGGCGGGCTGCCCGCGCACACGCCGCCGCGCATCGTGCTGCTGACCCCGGGGCCGTACAACGAAACCTATTTCGAGCAGACCTACCTGGCGCGCTATCTGGGCGTGACGCTGGTCGAAGGCGGCGACCTTGTCGTGCGCGACAAGATGCTTTACCTGAAAACGCTGCACGGGCTGGAACGCGTGCACGCGGTGCTGCGCCGCCTGGACGACGATTTTTGCGACCCGCTTGAGCTGCGTTCCGATTCCACGCTGGGCGTGCCGGGGCTGTTGCAGGTAATGCGCGCCGGCAACGTGCTGGTGGCCAATTCGCTGGGCGCGAGCTTCCTGGAGTCGCCCGCGATCAACGGCTTTTTGCCCGCCATCAGCCGCCGCCTGTTCGATGCCGATCTGCTGTTGCCGTCGCTGCCTTCGTGGTGGTGCGGCGAGGCCGCCGCGCGCGAACAGGCGTTGGCGAACCTGCCGGGCATGGTCATCAAATCCACCTACCCCAGCAATATGCGGGGCGGTTTCGAGCCGGTCATCGGGCGCGCCGTGCCGCCGTCCGACACCGCCGCGCTGCATGCGCGCATCGCCGACAACCCCGACGCCTACACCGTCCAGGAATATCTGCCCCTGTCGCAGGCGCCCAGCTGGAGTTCGGGCCACATCGTGCCGCGCGCGGCGATGCTGCGCGTCTTCGTCATCGCCGATGGCGAGGGCGGCTGGAACGTCCTGCCGGGCGGCCTGACGCGCATCGCCAGCCGCGAACAGCAGATTGTGTCGATGCAGCGCGGCGGCAGCAGCATGGACACGTGGGTGACCACGCGCGGCGCGGTGGACACATTTTCAATGCTGCCCGTGCAGTTGCGGCTGGAAGACATCGCCCCCGCGCATCGTCCCGTGTCCAGCCGCGCCGCCGAAAACCTGTTCTGGATGGGGCGCTACACCGAACGCGCGGAAAACGATGTACGCCTGGCCACGGTGGCGCTGACCTGGCTGAACAGCGATGAAGACAATGCCGGCGAACTGTTTGCCGCCGTCGACACGCTGTGCCGGCGCAGCGGGCTGGTGCCTGCCGCGCCCACCTTGTCGGCACGCATGTTCGAGTCGACGCTGGTGGCCCAACTGGTCAGCGACGAGGCGCAGGGCGGGGTGGCGCGCAACCTGGGCGCGCTGGCGTTTGCCGCCGGCCAGATCCGTGACCGCCTGTCGCCCGAGCATTGGCGGCTGGTGGTGACGGCGCATGAATGGTTCATGCGCATGGCGTCGGCGGGCAGGGGGCGCGATACCGCCGCGCCGCTTTCTGCCGCCGTTTCTGCCCCCGTTTCTGCGTCCGTTTCTGCCCCCGTTTCTCCGTCCATCTCTGCGTCCATCTCTGCGACCATTTCCGCGCCGGACGTCCTGCGCGGCTTGCGCAGCCTGGGCATGCAGCTGTCGGCCATCACCGGCTCGCAAACCGACCGCATGACGCGCGACGACGGCTGGCGCCTGTTGACCATCGGCCGGCAGATCGAACGTCTGGCCGCCATGGCCGGTCTGCTGGGCGAGCTGTTCCGCCGCAACGCGGTGCTGGGCGATAGCGGCTTCAACATGCTGCTGGACCTGTTTGACAGCAAGATCACGTATCGCGCCTATTACCCGGGGCGCCAGGAAGTGCCCGCGCTGCTGAATCTGTTGGTGCAAGAGCCCGCCAACCCGCGTTCACTGGCCTGTGTGCTGAGCGTGCTGCGCAAAGAACTGGCGCGGCTGCCCGATACCGTCGCGGGGCCGGGCAAGGACCTGGTGAACCTGCTGCCGTCGGAAGGGGTGGGCGTATCGTTGGCGGACCTTTGCCTACAGACCCAGGGCCTGTACGCGGGCGTGCTGACGTTGTGCACGCAGCTGGAACTGGCCGCCAGCAGCTTGTCCAACGAGATCAGCCTGCGATATTTCAGCCATGCGGCCGGCCATGACCAAACGCTTACCGCGTAA